In Betaproteobacteria bacterium, a genomic segment contains:
- a CDS encoding DUF2442 domain-containing protein: MASKAQIAKAVDARLAAAVAAGAERRKRGDLAVSVRYEPRRKRLHIELASGVAVDVPVIAVEGLAAAKPIVIRRVEIVGKGHGLYWPSLDLDISVPDLVAGCLGTKTWMTALARQAGHATSPAKSASSRANGRKGGRPRKVEVARMSAAVKQITQPTSRSDNPL; the protein is encoded by the coding sequence ATGGCAAGCAAAGCACAAATCGCCAAGGCCGTTGACGCTCGCCTCGCAGCGGCGGTTGCCGCCGGCGCGGAGCGCCGCAAGCGAGGAGACCTCGCCGTGTCGGTACGCTATGAGCCGCGACGGAAGCGACTCCACATCGAGCTTGCCTCGGGAGTTGCCGTGGATGTACCCGTCATCGCGGTGGAGGGATTGGCCGCCGCCAAGCCGATCGTGATCAGGAGGGTCGAGATTGTCGGCAAGGGCCATGGACTGTACTGGCCGAGCCTCGACCTCGACATCAGCGTGCCGGACCTCGTCGCGGGTTGTCTTGGCACGAAGACATGGATGACGGCGCTCGCGCGACAAGCCGGTCACGCGACGTCGCCCGCCAAGTCCGCCTCATCCCGGGCAAACGGCAGAAAGGGCGGGCGTCCACGAAAGGTCGAAGTCGCCCGCATGTCGGCAGCCGTGAAGCAAATCACCCAGCCAACGTCACGCAGCGATAACCCATTGTAG
- a CDS encoding DUF4160 domain-containing protein produces the protein MPTLFLVGPYRVMVFINDHGPAHVHAIGANGHARFRLGSVPENVMLMETRGIPVASLRRIAVAIMDRHNECRKNREKHHGKQSTNRQGR, from the coding sequence ATGCCCACGTTGTTCCTCGTCGGACCCTACCGCGTGATGGTATTTATCAACGACCACGGCCCGGCGCACGTGCACGCGATCGGCGCCAACGGCCATGCCAGGTTCCGGTTGGGGTCGGTTCCCGAAAACGTGATGTTGATGGAAACCCGCGGCATCCCCGTTGCCAGTCTTAGACGAATCGCGGTGGCTATCATGGACCGTCACAACGAGTGCCGGAAGAACCGGGAAAAGCACCATGGCAAGCAAAGCACAAATCGCCAAGGCCGTTGA